Proteins co-encoded in one Lacerta agilis isolate rLacAgi1 chromosome 6, rLacAgi1.pri, whole genome shotgun sequence genomic window:
- the GPBP1L1 gene encoding vasculin-like protein 1 — MAQHDFVPAWLNFSTPQSAKAPGTTLEKHGEHLPRGEGRFGVSRRRHNSSDGFFNNGPLRTAGDCWHQPSLHRHDSVDSGASKGVHVGLAGNQPGWYGSSRGHDGMNQRGGTGSHRHWNGNFHSRKGSAFQEKPPTETREEKEEKEKLQFEEEDFPSLNPEAGKQNSQSKPVGTPSGVWENPPSAKQPTKMLVIKKVSKEDPAAAFSAAFTSPGPQLSNGNKATTIVPSVYKNLVPKPATPPSKPSQWKANRSEHKTGSLSSSRDSAFTSPVSVTKPAVLASGSVLASSKESPSSITPPIEINSSRLTKLMRRTTDKKSEFLKALKDDRNGELPERHESNKLEDMEDGSTPEPKENWEENCHQNGLSLPLEEGENLSHSLEAEHRLLKAMGWQEYPENDENCLPLTEDELKEFQIKSEQLRRNGFRKNGFLQGRGNSQLFSHWRSTFKTEFEESDTETSSSETSDDDA; from the exons ATGGCGCAGCATGACTTTGTTCCTGCCTGGCTTAACTTCTCTACACCACAGTCTGCGAAG GCCCCTGGAACCACTCTTGAGAAGCACGGAGAGCATCTTCCTCGGGGAGAGGGCCGTTTTGGAGTAAGCCGGAGACGCCACAACTCTTCTGATGGCTTTTTTAATAATGGTCCGCTCAGAACTGCAGGAG ACTGCTGGCATCAGCCTTCCCTGCACCGTCATGATTCTGTGGACTCTGGTGCTTCTAAAGGAGTTCATGTTGGGCTAGCTGGCAATCAACCTGGCTGGTATGGTTCTTCACGAGGCCATGATGGCATGAATCAAAGAGGAGGAACTGGATCCCATCGCCACTGGAATGGCAATTTCCACTCCCGAAAGGGTTCAGCCTTTCAGGAAAAGCCACCTACTGAGAcgagggaggaaaaggaagaaaaggagaaactgCAATTTGAGGAGGAAGACTTT cCATCATTGAATCCAGAAGCTGGAAAACAGAACAGCCAGAGTAAACCAGTTGGGACTCCATCTGGTGTTTGGG AAAACCCTCCTAGTGCCAAGCAACCTACCAAGATGCTGGTCATCAAAAAGGTTTCAAAAGAAGATCCTGCTGCTGCCTTCTCAGCTGCATTTACGTCACCAGGGCCTCAGCTTTCAAATGGCAACAAGGCAACTACCATTGTCCCAAGTGTCTACAAAAATCTGGTTCCCAAGCCTGCAACACCCCCTTCCAAG CCAAGCCAATGGAAAGCTAACAGAAGTGAACATAAAACAGGCTCGCTCTCCTCTAGCCGTGATTCTGCTTTTACAAGTCCAGTGTCTGTAACCAAACCTGCTGTACTGGCCAGTGGCTCTGTTCTCGCCTCTTCCAAAGAG AGTCCCTCCAGCATCACCCCTCCCATTGAAATAAACTCCTCTCGCTTGACAAAGCTGATGCGCCGCACCACAGATAAGAAGAGTGAGTTCTTGAAGGCCTTGAAGGATGACCGGAATGGGGAGTTGCCAGAGCGCCATGAGAGCAACAAATTGGAGGAT ATGGAGGATGGCAGCACACCAGAACCAAAGGAAAACTGGGAAGAGAATTGTCACCAGAATGGTCTTTCTCTGCCTTTAGAAGAAGGGGAGAACCTTTCTCACTCATTAGAAGCAGAACACAG GTTATTGAAAGCAATGGGGTGGCAAGAGTACCCTGAAAATGATGAGAATTGCCTTCCCCTCACAGAGGATGAGCTCAAAGAGTTCCAAATAAAGTCAGAGCAG CTAAGAAGAAATGGCTTTAGGAAGAATGGATTTCTTCAAGGCCGTGGCAACAGTCAACTATTCTCCCACTGGAGAAGCACTTTTAAGACAGAGTTTGAGGAGTCGGATACAGAAACAAGTAGCAGTGAAACTTCAGACGATGATGCCTGA